A DNA window from Zingiber officinale cultivar Zhangliang chromosome 3A, Zo_v1.1, whole genome shotgun sequence contains the following coding sequences:
- the LOC122051411 gene encoding ribosome biogenesis protein BOP1 homolog, with the protein MRGCDVLILDTGLGSAENQARVKELLHVEESRLEEDEGNTTPAVRWVRDDKYDCIRLKHCKVVTKIDWHRKGDYFTTVVPSDILIMNFSCTYF; encoded by the exons ATGAG AGGATGCGATGTGCTTATTTTAGATACTGGATTGGGAAgtgcagagaatcaagcaagggtcaAGGAGTTGCTTCATGTGGAGGAATCAAGACTAGAGGAGGATGAGG GAAATACCACTCCAGCAGTGAGATGGGTTCGAGATGATAAATATGATTGCATCCGATTAAAGCATTGCAAG GTTGTGACAAAAATTGATTGGCATCGGAAAGGAGACTATTTCACTACTGTCGTTCCTAGTGATATcctaattatgaattttagttgTACTTATTTTTAG